Proteins from a genomic interval of Salvelinus alpinus chromosome 7, SLU_Salpinus.1, whole genome shotgun sequence:
- the LOC139581389 gene encoding protocadherin beta-16-like translates to MVPRKMSDRTMTRQVLLFISVLSLSSVHGQVSYSIPEEMAKGSLVGNIAQDLGLDIKRLKSGKARIYTGDSAEYIELNKERGVLLIKARIDREALCEQTTPCALHFQIILENPMEFYTVTIEITDTNDNPPIFERSEMKCEISESAIAGARIVLDRAVDHDVGVNGLQSYSLKPTDHFSLKSQSRSDGVKNVEMVLQKPLDREKQEQIILILTAVDGGEPRLSGTMQILITVLDINDNAPVCAQVEYKASISEVAPKGTVLTTVSASDTDEGSNGRITYSIPKSGAAHLFEVNKDSGVVNLVGFMDYEKTKHYQIDIEARDQGGLADNCKLIIEVTDINDNVPAINLMSKSNVISEDAKPGTVVTMINIQDPDSGENGMVQCAINENIPFLMKPTANNFFTLVTDSDLDRERASEYNISVTCSDEGVPSLSSSVTLTLQISDVNDNAPVFERSSYEAYIIENNTPGLSIFTVKARDADWNQNARVSYILEDSSVNGVPVSSYVSVSADSGVVHSVRSFDYEQIKDFQFRVKAQDGGSPPLSSNVTVKIMIQDQNDNTPQVLYPVQTSSSLVAEMVPRSADVGYLVTKVVAVDVDSGQNAWLSYKLQKGTDRALFEVGLQNGEIRTTRQVTDKDAVKQRLTVVVEDNGQPSRSVTVNVNVAVADSFPEVLSEFTDFTHDKEYNDNLTFYLVLALAVVSFLFITCLVVIMSVKIYRWRQSRVLYHSNLPVIPYYPPRYADTLGTGTLQHVYNYEVCRTTDSRKSDCKFVRPCSQNVLIMDPSSTGTMQRMQSEQNILDEPDSPVEVCYI, encoded by the coding sequence ATGGTGCCGCGGAAAATGTCTGACAGAACAATGACACGGCAAGTACTGTTGTTTATCTCGGtcctctctctcagttcagtgcACGGGCAGGTCAGTTACTCCATTCCCGAGGAAATGGCGAAAGGGTCTTTAGTCGGTAACATAGCGCAGGATTTAGGTTTAGATATCAAAAGACTGAAATCAGGTAAAGCTCGTATTTATACTGGAGACAGCGCAGAATACATCGAGCTGAATAAAGAAAGGGGAGTTCTCCTTATCAAAGCGAGAATAGACCGTGAAGCTCTCTGTGAACAGACAACGCCTTGCGCTTTACATTTTCAGATTATTCTGGAGAACCCGATGGAATTTTACACTGTTACCATTGAGATAACTGATACCAATGATAATCCTCCTATTTTTGAAAGGAGTGAAATGAAATGTGAAATTAGTGAGTCCGCCATAGCAGGAGCCAGAATCGTCTTGGATAGAGCAGTTGATCACGATGTTGGCGTTAATGGCCTTCAAAGCTACTCACTTAAACCAACTGATCATTTCAGCCTAAAATCACAAAGTCGATCAGATGGTGTTAAAAATGTAGAGATGGTTTTACAGAAGCCTCTAGACCGAGAGAAACAGGAGCAGATAATTCTGATATTAACAGCTGTAGATGGAGGAGAGCCTCGGCTATCAGGAACAATGCAGATACTCATCACTGTACTAGACATCAACGATAATGCGCCTGTATGTGCTCAGGTTGAGTATAAGGCTAGTATATCCGAAGTTGCTCCAAAAGGAACCGTTTTAACCACAGTAAGCGCATCGGACACCGATGAAGGTTCTAATGGGAGAATTACGTATTCCATTCCAAAATCTGGAGCAGCTCATCTGTTTGAAGTTAATAAAGACAGCGGTGTAGTGAATTTAGTTGGGTTTATGGATTATGAAAAAACGAAACATTATCAGATTGATATTGAAGCTAGAGATCAGGGTGGTCTGGCAGATAATTGTAAACTTATTATTGAGGTaactgatataaatgataacgTACCAGCTATTAATTTAATGTCTAAATCAAACGTCATATCCGAAGATGCCAAACCCGGTACAGTCGTAACAATGATTAATATTCAAGACCCAGACTCGGGTGAAAACGGCATGGTGCAATGCGCCATAAATGAAAACATACCCTTTTTGATGAAACCTACCGCGAATAATTTCTTTACATTAGTAACTGATAGTGACTTGGACCGAGAGAGAGCCTCTGAGTATAACATCAGTGTGACGTGCTCTGATGAGGGAGTGCCCTCGCTCTCCAGCAGCGTCACTCTCACCTTACAGATATCAGATGTGAATGACAACGCGCCTGTCTTTGAGAGGAGCTCATATGAGGCCTACATTATAGAAAACAACACACCGGGCCTCTCTATATTCACAGTGAAAGCCAGAGACGCTGACTGGAACCAGAATGCCCGTGTTTCTTACATACTGGAGGACTCCTCGGTTAACGGAGTGCCCGTCTCCTCATATGTGTCCGTTAGTGCTGATAGTGGAGTCGTCCATTCAGTGCGCTCTTTTGACTACGAGCAGATCAAGGATTTCCAGTTCCGCGTAAAAGCGCAGGATGgaggctctcctcctctcagtagcAATGTGACTGTGAAAATAATGATCCAGGACCAGAATGACAACACGCCTCAGGTTCTGTACCCAGTCCAGACTAGCAGCTCTCTGGTGGCTGAAATGGTGCCTCGTTCAGCAGATGTGGGCTATCTTGTCACTAAAGTGGTGGCTGTTGATGTGGACTCTGGACAGAATGCCTGGCTCTCGTATAAACTGCAGAAAGGGACAGATAGAGCGCTGTTTGAAGTGGGCTTACAGAATGGAGAAATAAGAACTACACGCCAAGTCACTGATAAAGATGCTGTTAAACAAAGGCTCACTGTTGTAGTGGAGGACAACGGGCAGCCCTCTCGTTCAGTTACAGTCAATGTTAACGTAGCGGTGGCGGACAGCTTCCCTGAAGTGCTCTCGGAGTTCACTGACTTTACGCATGACAAGGAGTACAATGACAACCTGACTTTTTACTTAGTCTTGGCTTTGGCTGTAGTCTCATTTCTGTTCATCACATGTTTAGTGGTTATTATGTCAGTGAAAATATACAGATGGAGACAGTCACGCGTCCTCTATCATTCCAATCTCCCGGTTATTCCGTATTATCCACCGCGTTACGCAGACACTTTGGGGACAGGAACTCTACAGCACGTGTACAATTACGAGGTGTGCAGGACGACTGActccagaaagagtgactgtaagtTCGTCAGACCCTGTAGTCAGAACGTACTGATAATGGACCCCAGTTCTACAGGGACGATGCAGCGGATGCAGAGTGAACAGAACATCCTGGATGAACCAGACTCCCCAGTAGAGGTCTGTTATATTTGA
- the LOC139581385 gene encoding protocadherin beta-16-like: MSLFHVEGKMSDRTMTRQVLLFISVLSLSSVHGQVSYSIPEEMAKGSLVGNIAQDLGLDIKRLKSGKARIYTGDSAEYIELNKERGVLLIKERIDREALCEQTTPCALHFQIILENPMEFYSITVEITDINDNPPTFEKNEIKFKISESAVNGAKFVLERAMDLDVGINGLQSYTLKPTDNFALKLVNQADGNKKVEMVLQKPLDREKHEDVTLVLTAVDGGEPRMSGTMQILITILDVNDNAPIFTQEFYKATVTENAPKGTVITSVSASDADHGSNGKITYSITNTLDYVRGIIEVNEDNGEIRLIGNIDYEKTRNFQINLRASDDGGLTDSCKVIVEVVDTNDNKPNINIMSKSNVISEDAKHGTVVTMMNIQDPDSGENGKVQCSINENIPFAMKSSSNNFFTVVTDSDLDRERAPEYNISVTCSDEGVPSLSSSVTLTLQISDVNDNAPVFERSSYEAYIIENNTPGLSIFTVKARDADWNQNARVSYILEDSSVNGVPVSSYVSVSADSGVVHSVRSFDYEQIKDFQFRVKAQDGGSPPLSSNVTVKIMIQDQNDNTPQVLYPVQTSSSLVAEMVPRSADVGYLVTKVVAVDVDSGQNAWLSYKLQKATDRALFEVGLQNGEIRTIRQVNDKDAVKQRLTVVVEDNGQPSRSATVNVNVAVADSFPEVLSEFTDFTHDKDYNDNLTFYLVLALAVVSFLFITCLVVIISVKIYRWRQSRVLYHSNLPVIPYYPPRYADTLGTGTLQHVYNYEVCRTTDSRKSDCKFVRPCSQNVLIMDPSSTGTMQRMQSEQNILDEPDSPLEVCYILIIIFSLKIRFSVVYPSRDFTCFKSNTYLQDLMVRHALHSANM, translated from the coding sequence ATGTCCTTGTTTCATGTTGAAGGGAAAATGTCGGACAGAACAATGACACGGCAAGTACTGTTGTTTATCTCGGtcctctctctcagttcagtgcACGGGCAGGTCAGTTACTCCATTCCCGAGGAAATGGCGAAAGGCTCTTTAGTCGGTAACATAGCGCAGGATTTAGGTTTAGATATCAAAAGACTGAAATCAGGTAAAGCTCGTATTTATACTGGAGACAGCGCAGAATACATCGAGCTGAACAAAGAACGGGGAGTTCTCCTCATCAAAGAGAGAATAGACCGTGAAGCTCTCTGTGAACAGACAACGCCTTGCGCTTTACATTTTCAGATTATTCTGGAGAACCCGATGGAATTTTATAGTATTACGGTTGAAATTACAGATATTAATGATAACCCTCCAACCTTTGAAAAAAACGAAATCAAATTCAAAATCAGTGAGTCTGCAGTCAATGGAGCAAAATTCGTGTTAGAGAGAGCAATGGATCTTGACGTCGGTATCAATGGCCTCCAAAGCTATACGTTGAAACCAACTGATAATTTCGCTCTGAAATTGGTTAATCAAGCAGATGGGAATAAGAAGGTTGAGATGGTTTTACAGAAACCTCTAGATCGAGAGAAGCATGAGGATGTTACTTTAGTGTTGACAGCTGTGGATGGTGGCGAGCCGCGTATGTCAGGGACAATGCAAATACTCATCACCATCCTAGACGTCAATGATAATGCGCCTATTTTTACTCAGGAGTTTTACAAAGCAACTGTAACTGAGAATGCCCCAAAAGGTACAGTTATAACTTCAGTCAGCGCATCAGATGCAGATCACGGCTCAAACGGTAAAATTACGTATTCAATTACAAACACGTTAGATTATGTTCGTGGAATTATTGAAGTAAACGAGGACAACGGCGAGATTAGATTGATTGGAAATATTGATTATGAAAAGACACGGAATTTTCAGATCAATTTAAGGGCAAGTGATGACGGAGGACTTACAGATTCATGCAAAGTGATAGTTGAAGTAGTTGACACCAATGATAATAAGCCTAATATTAACATTATGTCTAAATCAAACGTGATCTCCGAAGATGCTAAACATGGTACTGTCGTAACTATGATGAATATTCAAGACCCAGACTCTGGTGAAAATGGGAAAGTCCAATGTTCCATCAATGAAAACATTCCATTTGCGATGAAATCCTCGTCGAATAATTTCTTTACTGTAGTAACAGACAGTGACTTGGACCGAGAGAGAGCCCCTGAATATAACATCAGTGTGACGTGCTCTGATGAGGGAGTGCCCTCTCTCTCCAGCAGCGTCACTCTCACCTTACAGATATCAGATGTGAATGACAACGCGCCTGTCTTTGAGAGGAGCTCATATGAGGCCTACATTATAGAAAACAACACACCGGGCCTCTCTATATTCACAGTGAAAGCCAGAGACGCTGACTGGAACCAGAATGCCCGTGTTTCTTACATACTGGAGGACTCCTCGGTTAACGGAGTGCCCGTCTCATCATATGTGTCCGTTAGTGCTGATAGTGGAGTCGTCCATTCAGTGCGCTCTTTTGACTACGAGCAGATCAAGGATTTCCAGTTCCGCGTAAAAGCGCAGGATGgaggctctcctcctctcagtagcAATGTGACTGTGAAAATAATGATCCAGGACCAGAATGACAACACGCCTCAGGTTCTGTACCCAGTCCAGACTAGCAGCTCTCTGGTGGCTGAAATGGTGCCTCGTTCAGCAGATGTGGGCTATCTTGTCACTAAAGTGGTGGCTGTTGATGTGGACTCTGGACAGAATGCCTGGCTCTCGTATAAACTGCAGAAAGCGACAGACAGGGCGCTGTTTGAAGTGGGTTTACAGAATGGAGAAATAAGAACTATTCGTCAAGTCAATGATAAAGATGCTGTGAAACAAAGGCTCACTGTTGTAGTGGAGGACAACGGGCAGCCCTCTCGTTCAGCTACAGTCAATGTTAACGTGGCGGTGGCGGACAGCTTCCCTGAAGTGCTCTCGGAGTTCACTGACTTTACGCACGACAAGGACTACAATGACAACCTGACTTTTTACTTAGTCTTGGCTTTGGCTGTAGTCTCATTTCTGTTCATCACATGCTTAGTGGTTATTATATCAGTGAAAATATACAGATGGAGACAGTCTCGCGTCCTCTATCATTCCAATCTCCCTGTTATTCCGTATTATCCACCGCGTTACGCAGACACTTTGGGGACAGGAACTCTACAGCACGTGTACAATTACGAGGTGTGCAGGACGACTGActccagaaagagtgactgtaagtTCGTCAGACCCTGTAGTCAGAACGTTCTGATAATGGACCCCAGTTCTACAGGGACGATGCAGCGGATGCAGAGTGAACAGAACATCCTGGAtgaaccagactccccactagAGGTCTGTTATATTTTAATCATTATCTTTTCCCTAA